The Streptomyces taklimakanensis nucleotide sequence CCGGGCCGCCGCGGAGGACGGCGACCAGCCCTCACGCTTCCTGACCGAACTCGGCGTCGAGCCCAGGGACGTCACCGGACGGCCGCCCCGCCCGCTGTCGGCGGCCGCCCTGGTCGCCGAGCTGCGCGCCACCACCGTCGACCCCGACGCCTCCCCGGCGCTGCGCGAGGCCGCCGCCCGCCGGCTGGCCCGGCTGGCCGCGCTGCGCGACGACGACGGGGGTGTCCTCGTCCCCGCCGCCCACCCACAGCGCTGGTGGGGGTTGTACGAGCCGACCCGCTCGGCGGTGCCGCTGCGCGACCGGGACAAACCCGTCACCCTCTCGGGCAGCGCCCTGCACCAACTGTCCGAGGCCTGTTCGCTCCAGTGGTTCCTGGGCCGTGAGGTGAAGGCCGAGCCGCCCTCCTCCGCCGCCCAGGGCTTCGGCAACGTGGTGCACGTGCTGGCCGACGAGGTCGCCTCCGGAGGTACCCCGGCCGACCTGTCCGTGCTGCTGGAGCGGCTGGACACGGTGTGGGACTCGCTCGCCTTCGAGGCGCCCTGGAAGTCGCGGCAGGAGAGGGAGAACGCGCGCGCCGCGCTGGAGCGCTTCCTGCGCTGGCACGTGATGGAGCGTGACCTCGGACGCGAGACGATCGCCACCGAGCACGGCTTCGACGTGACGCTGGAGGCGGGTGGCCACCGGGTCCGCGTCCGCGGCACCGTGGACCGCGTCGAGCGCGGGCCCGACGGTCGGGCGTACGTCGTCGACTTCAAGACCGGGAAGAACAAGCCGACCGCCGCCGAGGTCGAGCGCCATCCCCAACTGGCCGTCTACCAACTCGCGGTCCGCGAGGGCGCCCTCGACGACGTGGACGCCCCCGAGGGCGCTGGGGGAGGCCGGCTGGAGCCGGGGGGCGCGGAACTGGTCCAGTTGCGGATCGGGGCGCCGAAGAAGGAGGGCGGCGACGCGCTCCCGGCCGTGCAGCGGCAACGGGCCCTGGGCGAGGACGGGAACGGCGAGTGGGTCGGGGAGTTGCTGGCCGACGCCGCCGGTCGCGTCCTGGACGAGCGGTTCACACCCTCCCCGGGACGGCACTGCGGCACCTGCTCCTTCCGCGGGGCGTGCAGCGCGCGGCCCGAGGGGCGCCACGTCGTGGAGTGAGGAGCGGGGCCGGGCGGAACCGGGCGGGGCCGGACGGAGCCGGACGGAGCCGGGCGGGGCCGGGGAACCGGCTGTCGGTGCCCTGTGGTCCCATGGTGCGACGGCACCGCGGGGAAGGCGCGGGGAGAGCGCGGGCAAGGCGCGGAGCACGGGGAGGCGGGGAGTGGTCGTGAGGAAGGGCGCCCTGGCGGCGTTGACGGCGCTGGCGGTCTGCGCGTCGGTCGCGGGAGTGACGGGCTGTTCGAACGGCGGTGTGCCACGGCCGGACGGGGAGCTCCCGCTGGGGCTCGGCGGGACGCCTTCGGCGAAGGCCCCGGACACCGGCGACGGCGGTACGGACACGGCGGACCTCCCGGACGGCGGGAGCGGCCCCACCGCGCCGGCGGACCGCTCCGCGGCCGAGATAGCCGAGGCGATGTCCGAGGCGATGGACGGCCTGCGGTCGCTGCGGATCACCGGGAGCCTCACCGACGGCGGCGAGCGGATGGGCGTCGACATGGTGCTCACCGACGACGGCCGGTGCTCCGGGTCGATGACGGTGAACGGCGGCACCGTCGAGATCGTCGGCACGGACGAGCGGATGTACCTGAAGGGCGACGAGCGGTTCTGGAAGGGCCTCGACGGCGGAGCCCCCGGGGGGCAGGGCGCCGTCGAGATCCTGGAGGGCCGGTGGATCGACGCCGGGGACCGCGGGTCCGACGGCGACTTCGAGGGGTTCTGCGACCTCGCCGGTTTCCTGGAGGCGACGGGCGTCTCCGACACCTCCAGGGTGACCAAGGGCGAACCGACGCGGATCAACGGTCGGGAGACGGTCCCGCTGATCGAGCGGAACGGCCGTGAGACCACCACCGGCTACGTCGCCAACGACCCCGACGAGCCGTACCTGCTGCGGATGGAGAACGAGGGCGGGGACGAGCCCGGTGTGATGGACTTCACCGATCACGACGAGGAGGTCGAGATAGAGGGGCCCGATCCCTCCGAGGTCCTGGATCCGGGCGACATGGGGAACCGAGGGCCGACGGAGAACGTCTGACCCGGCACCGCCGCCCGCCGGCACCGGAGTTGACGGGGCGTCGCCCTCCCGGAACGGCCGCTCCCGGCGGTCGGTCCGGGGCCCGTCGGCGCCGCCCGGCGCGGTCCGCCGTCCACCGCGCCGCGACGACTGTCGGCGCGGCGCGCTAGCGTCGTGCGGGTGCCCGCACAGCTCACCGATCCCGACGACCTCCGGCGCCTCCTCGGCATCCCCTTCACCGCCGAGCAGTTGGAGTGCATCACCGCACCTCCGGCGCCGCAGGTCATCGTGGCCGGAGCCGGGTCGGGCAAGACGACGGTGATGGCCGCCCGCGTCGTCTGGCTGGTGGGCACCGGCCAGGTCGCCCCCGAACGGGTGCTCGGCCTGACCTTCACCAACAAGGCGGCCGGCGAACTGGCCGACCGGGTGCGCAAGGCCCTGCACCGCGCCGGCGTGTCGGAGCCGGACCCGGTCGACCCCGACCACGCCCCCGGCGAGCCGCGGATCTCCACCTACCACGCCTTCGCCGGGCAGTTGTTGACCGAGCACGGGCTGCGACTGGGCATCGAGCCCTCGGCCCGGTTGCTCGCCGACGCCACCCGCTACCAGCTCGCCGCCTCCGTGCTGCGCACCGCCTCCGGACCCTTCACGGCCCTGACCAAGTCCGTCGGCGAACTCGTCCGCGATCTGCTGGCGCTCGACGGCGAACTCTCCGAACACCTGGTGGAACCCGAGAGGCTGCGGCGGTACGACACCGACCTGCTCGACCTGTTGGAGAGCGGCGAGGTGAAGCTCACCAACGCCGCCCTGCGCCGGGTCCCCGAGACGGCACGGGGCCGGTTGGAACTGCTGGGCCTGGTGGAGGAGTACCGCCGCCGCAAGCGGGAGCGCGAACTGATCGACTTCGGCGACCAGATGGCCCTGTCGGCGACGCTGGCCCGGGACGTCCCCGAGGTCGGACGGATCCTGCGCGAGGAGTACGCCGTGGTGCTGCTCGACGAGTACCAGGACACCTCCGTCGCCCAACGCGTCCTGCTGGCGGGGCTCTTCGGATCGGGAACCGGCCACGCCGTCACCGCCGTCGGCGACCCCTGCCAGGCCATCTACGGCTGGCGCGGCGCGTCCGTGGCCAACCTCGACGACTTCCCCGAGCACTTCCCCCACGCCGACGGCACCCCCGCCCGCCGGCACGCCCTGAGCGAGAACCGCCGCAGCGGCGGGCGGCTGCTGGAGCTGGCCAACGGCCTGGCCGCCCCGCTGCGCGCCCGCCACGCCGGGGTGGAGGCGCTGCGCCCCGCCCCCGGCGCCGAACGCGACGGCCTGGTGCGCTGCGCCCTGCTGCGCACCCACGCCGAGGAGATCGCCTGGCTGGCCGACTCCGTCGCCCACCTGGTGAGGACCGGCACCCCGCCCGGCGAGATCGCCGTGCTGTGCCGCACCGCCGCCGACTTCGCCGAGATCCAGGGCGCGTTGGTGGCCCGTGACGTGCCGGTCGAGGTCGTCGGCCTGTCCGGGCTGCTGCACCTGCCGGAGATCGCCGACCTGGTCGCCATGTGCGAGGTCCTCCAGGACCCGACGGCCAACGCCTCCCTGGTACGGCTGCTCACCGGCCCCCGCTGGCGCATCGGCCCGCGCGACCTGGCCCTGCTGGGGCGGCGCGCCCGGCTGCTGGTCCCCGGCGGGCCGTGCACCCCGGACGGCTCCGTGGACGTCGAGGCGCGGCTGGCCGCGGCCGTGGAGGGCACCGACCCGGCCGAGGTGGTCTCCCTCGCCGACGCCCTGGACACCTTCCTGGAACCGGGTGGCCACGAGGACTCGCTGCCGTTCTCGGCCGAGGCCCGGGTGCGGTTCGCCCGGCTGGCCGCCGAGATAAGGGAGTTGCGTCGCTCGCTCGCCGATCCGCTGATGGACGTCCTGCACCGGGTGCTGTCCGTCACCGGCCTGGAGATCGAGCTCTCCGCCTCCCCGCACGCCCTGGCCGCCCGCCGCCGCGAGACCCTGGGCACCTTCCTGGACGTGGCCGCCGGCTTCGCCTCCCTGGACGGACAGTCCACCCTGATGGCCTTCCTGGGCTTCCTGCGCACCGCCGTCGAGTACGAGAAGGGACTGGACGGCTCGCTGCCCGGCGGCGAGAACACCGTCAAGGTGCTCACCGCGCACAAGTCCAAGGGGCTGGAGTGGGACGTGGTGGCCGTACCCGGACTGGTGCGGAAGAACTTCCCCAGCGAGCAGGCGCGCGAGTCCTGGCTCGCCCAACCCCGGGTGCTCCCGCCCGACCTGCGCGGCGACGCGGCCACCCTGCCGCGGTTGGAGGGCTGGACGGCGAAGGACCGGAAGAACTACGACGAGGCGGTCAAGGAGCACCAGCACACCGAGGAGCTGCGCCTGGGGTACGTCACCTTCACCCGTCCCCGTTCCCTGCTGCTGGGCTCGGGCCACTGGTGGGGGCCGAGCCAGAAGACGCCGCGCGGCCCCTCGGCCTTCCTGACGGCCCTGCGCGAACACTGCGAGGCCGACCCCCGGCACGGCGAGGTCGAGCACTGGGCCGAGGAACCGGCGGAGGGCGAGGAGAACCCGGCCCTGGAGGAGGCGGCCGAGGAACGTGCCTGGCCGCTGCCCCTGGACGAGGAGGCGCTGACGCGCCGCCGTCGCGCCGCCGCCCGGGTCGTCGCCCACCTGGACGGCCGGACGCTGCCCCGGCCCCGTACGGAACCGGTCGACGGGGCGGGCGACGACGGACCGGAGGCGGCGGAAGCCGCGGAAGCCGCCGAGCTGACCCCCCAGGAGGCACGGCTCGTCGCCTCCTGGGACCGCGACCTGGGTACTCTCGCCGCCGAACTGCGCCGGGCGCGGTCGGGGGTGCGCGAGGTGCCGCTGCCCGCCTCCCTGTCGGCCACCCAGCTCGTCCGCCTGGCCACCGACCCCGACGGTTTCGCGCGGGACCTGGCCCGCCCCATGCCACGGCCGCCGCGGTCCGCGGCGGCCCGGCGCGGTACCCGCTTCCACGCCTGGGTGGAGTCCCGCTTCGAGGAGCTGGAACTGCCCCTGCTCTACCCCGAGGAGCTGCCGGGCGGCGAGGACGGGGAGGACGGCGAGGACGGCGAGGAGAACGCGCCGCGCGGCGCGGCCGGCGCGGCCCGCCCGTCGGCCGCGGAGATCGACGACGAGAAGGACCTGGCCGAACTGAAGGAGGCCTTCGCCCGCACGCCCTACGCGCACCGCACCCCCCACCGGGTCGAGGAACCCTTCCAGCTCACGCTCGCGGGGCGGGTGGTCCGCGGCCGGATCGACGCGGTGTACCGGGACGAGGACGGCGGGGGCTTCGAGATCGTCGACTGGAAGACCGGGCGGTCCCAACGGGCCGATCCCCTCCAGTTGGCCGTCTACCGCCTCGCCTGGGCCGAACGGCACGGACTGCCGCTGTCGGCCGTCCGCGCCGCCTTCCTCCACGTCCGCAGCGGCGAGCTGGTCCGGCCCGCCCGGCTGCCCGGCCGTGCCGAACTGGAACGGCTGCTGTCACACGGTCCGGGGGAGGGGGAGGCGCCGGGCGAGCCGGACGGGGCCGGGATCCCGGAGGCCCGGCGGGGCACGGCGGCCGATTCCGGTACGGGTGGGGCGTCCGGATAGGCTCGGGGGTATGAGCGCCACCTCGGCCGCTCGTGGACGACGCCGTCCTCGCGCACACCCCGGGCCGGCCCGCCCTCCGTACGGAAGGCGGGCGACCCGACCTTCCCGGAGCGGGGGAGCGGACGCGGGACGGCCCGACGACCGCCGAACGCGCACGAACCACCGCTCACGTCCCAGGGGAAGTTGGAAGCAGCCGTGATCACCTGGCCCGACCACACCACCGACCACCGCCCGATCGCGCTCACCGCCACCGGTGGCATCGACCGCGCGGCCCACCACCGGCTGGACGAGGCGTGGCTCGGGGCGGCCTGGAGCCACCCGACGACCCGCTGCTTCGTGGTGTCCGGCGGGCAGGTGCTGATCGAGGACACCGAGGACGGCCGCACCGAATTGGTGACCATGCCGTCCTTCGACGCGCCCCTGACCGAGGCGCACCGTTACTTCCTGGGCGTGGACGAGGACGGCGTGCGCTACTTCGCGCTCCAGAAGGACTCGTTGCCGGGACGGATGGACGGCGCGGCCCGTCCGGCGGGGCTGCGGGAGGCGGGCGCGCTGCTCTCCGAGCGCGACGCCCAGCTGATGGTGCACGCCGTGGCGCTGGAGAACTGGCAGCGGATGCACCGCTTCTGCTCGCGCTGCGGCGAGCGGACGGCCATCGTCGCGGCCGGCCACGTCCGCCGCTGCCCGGCCTGCGGCGCCGAGCACTACCCGCGCACCGATCCCGCCGTGATCATGCTGGTGACGGATCCCGAGGGGCGGGCCCTGCTCGGTCGCCAGGTGCACTGGCCCAAGGGCCGCTTCTCCACGCTCGCGGGCTTCGTCGAGCCCGGCGAGTCGCTGGAGCAGGCGGTCGTGCGGGAGGCGGGTGAGGAGGCCGGGGTCGCGATCGACCGGGTCGAGTACGTCGCCAGCCAGCCGTGGCCCTTTCCGTCCAGCCTGATGCTGGGCTTCGTGGCGCACGCCACCTCCGCCGAGATCCGGGTGGACGGCGAGGAGATCGAGGAGGCCCGCTGGTTCTCCCGCGAGGAACTGCGCGACGCGTTCGCCTCCGGCGAGGTGCTGCCGCCGGCGGGCATCTCGATCGCGGCCCGGCTGATCGAGCTGTGGTACGGGGAGCCGCTGCCGCTGCCGTGACCCGGGCGGGACACGGCGGACCGGGCACCGCACAGCCGGAGTGAGACGCGGGTCACAGGAGTCGCCGGGAGAGGTGACGGGGTTTCGGGGCCGGCCGGCGGCCGGGCGCGGGCCGACGCGCGGAGGGGGCGGTCCTGCGGCGTCCGTGCGGACGACGTCACAGGACCGCCCCCTCCTGGTGGGTCAGGCGCCGACCTTCTCCCTGACCTGCGCTATCGACGGGTTGGGGAGGGCCGAGCCGTCGGGGAAGAGCACGGTCGGAACGAGCTGGTTGCCGTTGTTGACCTTCTCCACGAAGGCCGCGGCCTCCGGGTCGTGCTCGATGTTGACCTCGGTGTACGCGATTCCCTCGCGGTCCATCTGCCCCTTGAGTCGGCGGCAGTAGCCGCACCAGGTGGTGCTGTACATGGTCACCGTTCCCGCCATGGGTTCGCGCTCCTCGGTCTCGATTCCGGATGGTCCTGGAAGTTGCCTGGCGTTCGGCCCGGGCCCCGGTGGTCCGGGGCCCGTCGGCATCGGTGGAACGTCCGGCACCCGGAAGCCATTCCCGGCCCCCGACCGCCGGACGCGTGAGTTCCCGCACGCTTCCCCGGCGTTCCGCGCCCCATTCCTGTGAGGAATCCCGGCCGCCTGTGGACGGCGGTTGGGTGCCCCTCCACCGGCCTGGCAGCATGGCGGGGTGACAGCAGCGACGCCCCCCTCCCCCTTCCCGAACGTTCCCGAATCGCCGGACGCGGTACTCGAGGGACTCGATCCGGAGCAACGCGAGGTGGCGACGGCGCTGCACGGCCCGGTGTGCGTGCTGGCGGGGGCCGGCACGGGCAAGACGCGAGCCATCACGCACCGGATCGCGTACGGGGTGCGGGCGGGGATCCTCCCGCCCGCGAGCGTGCTGGCCGTCACGTTCACCAACCGCGCGGCGGGCGAGATGAGGGGACGTCTGCGCCAACTCGGCGCCGGCGGTGTGCAGGCCCGCACCTTCCACTCCGCCGCCCTGCGGCAGTTGCAGTACTTCTGGCCGAAGGCGGTCGGCGGCGAGCTGCCCCGGCTGCTGGAGCGCAAGGTCCAACTCGTCGCGGAGGCCGCCGCCCGCTGTCGCATCCGGCTCGACCGCAACGAACTGCGCGATGTGACGGGCGAGATCGAGTGGGCCAAGGTCACCCAGACGGTGCCGGAGGACTACCCGGCCGTGGTGGCGAAGTCGTCACGGGAGGCCCCGCGCGATCCGGCCGAGATCAGCCGGATCTACGGGCTCTACGAACAGCTCAAACGCGAGCGGTCGACGATCGACTTCGAGGACGTGCTCCTGCTCACGGTCGGCATCCTCCAGGAACGGCCCGACGTCGCCGACACCGTGCGCCGGCAGTACCAGCACTTCGTCGTGGACGAGTACCAGGACGTCAGCCCGCTCCAGCAGCGACTGTTGGAGCTGTGGCTGGGGGACCGCGACTCGATCTGCGTGGTCGGCGACGCGAGCCAGACGATCTACTCCTTCACCGGCGCCACCCCCGACCACCTGTTGAACTTCCGGCTCCGTCATCCGGACGCCACGGTGGTGAAGCTGGTGCGCGACTACCGTTCCACACCCCAGGTGGTGCACCTGGCCAACGGACTGCTGGCCCAGGCGAAGGGGCGGACGGCCGAGCACCGGCTCGAACTGGTCTCCCAGCGCGATCCCGGCCCCGAGCCCGTCTACACCGAGTACGCCGACGAGCCCGCCGAGGCCGAGGGCGTCGCCCGCCGCATCCGGGAACTGCTGGACGCGGGGGTCTCCGCGAGCGAGATCGCGGTGCTCTACCGGGTCAACGCCCAGTCCGAGGTGTACGAGCAGGCTCTCGCCGACGCGGGCGTGCCCTACCAGCTCCGCGGTGCCGAGCGGTTCTTCGAACGGCCGGAGGTGCGCGAGGCGGGCCTCGCGCTGCGCGGCGCGGCCCGTGCCGGGGGCAACGACACGCTGTTGGCCGACGCCGTGGACCTCCCTTCCCAGGTGCGCGCGGTCCTCGGGGGCACCGGTTGGACGCCGCAGCCTCCGGCCGGCTCGGGCGCGGTGCGCGATCGCTGGGAGTCGCTGGCCGCACTGGTCCGGCTCGCCGAGGACTTCGGCCGGGCCCGGCCGCGGGCGGAGCTGGCCGACTTCGTGGCCGAGCTGGACGAGCGGGCGAACGCCCAGCACGCCCCGACCGTCGAGGGCGTCACGCTCGCCTCGCTGCACGCGGCCAAGGGACTGGAGTGGGACGCGGTCTTCCTGGTCGGGCTGGCCGACGGGACGCTCCCGATCACCTACGCCAGGACCGACGAGCAGATCGAGGAGGAACGTCGACTGCTCTACGTGGGCGTCACCCGGGCCCGACGCCACCTGTCGCTGTCCTGGGCGCTGTCGCGTTCGCCGGGTGGTCGGGGCGGGCGCCGTCCGAGCCGTTTCCTGGCCGGGTTGCGGCCCGGCTCGTCGACGGAGAGGGAACGGGCGGGCGGTGCCGGCGGCGTGGAGCGGGGCACGGGCCGTTCGCGCAGACGGCGCGGACCGGTGCGGTGCCGGGTCTGCGGTCGCACCCTCACCGACGCCGGCGAGATCAAGCTGATGCGGTGCGAGGGCTGTCCCTCCGATCTGGACGAGCAACTGTACGAGCGACTGCGTGAGTGGCGTTCGGTACAGGCCCGGCGGCTCGGCCAGCCGGCGTACTGCGTCTTCACCGACAAGACGCTCATGGCCATCGCCGAGGCCCTCCCCGGCGACGAGGCCGAGCTGTCACGGATCCCGGGCGTGGGCAGGCGCAAGCTCGACCGGTTCGGCGCCGATGTGCTGGCGCTGTGCGCGGGTGAGGAGATCGGCGAGGAGGTCGGTGAGGGGAGCGACGAGGGGAACGCCGGAGGGAGCGGCGCGGACACCGATGGAGCCCCGGGGCGGGTGGGGAATTCGGCGGGTGGATCCGCGCCCGAATAAACGGAATGAATCGCTCCGGAGGTCTTCGCGGAGACTGTTGCGAACCTGCCGGAAAAATAGTTTGCGCGCGCCGTGCGAACCCCCATAGCCTTCCGGACATGGAAGAGCGGGGCCTGGTGGCTCCACCACTTCCATGCTGTACTGAACCCCGAACGCCCGGATCGACACACCGATCGATCCGACGAGACGCCGAGAGGAGGCGAGCTTCGATGACCACCATGATCACGACGGAACCGGTCGGCCGCGACGGCTTCGCCTCCTGCCTGTTCGACACCGGTGTCTTTGGGGCCGACGCCTTTGGCGCCGTGTCCGCGCGTCCGAGCCTCTGCTCGACCCTGCCGATCCGGGAGCGCGTCAGCGAGCGACCGACCCAGGCACCTGCGGTAGCGACCGTGGCACAGGCGGACACCTATGCCCTTGCCGGCATCGCGGCCAATGGTGCCGACAACGGACAGAAGCAGGCACAGCACCACATGTGGGCCTTCCGTGGGCTCGAACCCTGGAGAGATCCAGCCTGATCGGCACGATCAGGTCGGCACCTTCCAGGGCCGCGGAACCCACACCGGGATCCGCGGCCCTTCTGTTTTCCACAAGCGGCCCGGCCACCAGCCGGGCCGAAGAGACGACGCACAGACGAGGAATTCACCGCCGTGCACATCCAGACGCACGCCCCGTCCGTACAGCCCGACCCGATCCGACCGTCCGATTCCACGGAGGACTCCTTGACCGCCCTCACCACGCTCACCGAGCTGGACGACGCCATCGAGCGTCTCGGTGTGGCCGTGCCCTGCCGCAGCTACGACCCGGAGGTCTTCTTCGCCGAGTCGCCCGCCGACGTGGAGTACGCCAAGTCCCTCTGCCGAACCTGCCCGCTGCGCGAGGCCTGCCTCGCCGGCGCCAAGGACCGCCGTGAGCCCTGGGGGGTCTGGGGCGGTGAGCTGTTCGTCCAGGGGGTCGTCGTTCCCCGCAAGCGGCCGCGTGGCCGTCCGCGCAAGAACCCGGTCACGGCATGAACACCACCGGCACGATCGATCGTCCCGCGGCACACGGACCCGTGCCGCGCCCCCTCCGGAAGGCGGAACCCGCCATGGCCCTTCGCTCCGAGAACCACGCGAGCACACAGCCCGACATGGCCGCCTCATGCCAGAACAGGACCCGAGACATGCAACTCATCCCAGAAGCCATGGCCCGCGCTCATATGCACGAACGCATGAGGGAGGCCGAGGCAGAGCGACCCGGCCGACGGGTGGTCGTCGCCCGCCGCATGCAGCGCCGCGCCGAACGGGCCTCGATGCGGGCCCGTCGGGCGCTGGCCCTGGCCGTCATGCAGTGACGGACGGCGACGGCCGACCGACGACACACGACCGGACCGGGGCCGGGGCGGTACCGCCCCGGCCCCGCGGCCGTTCCGCTCCGGGCTCGGGAGCGGGGCGAAGCGACGGGTGCCCGGCCGGCCGGGAGCGTCAGGCCGAGGTCTCGGCCGGCTCGGCGCCACCGTCGAAGTCCGCGTCCGCCCCGGCCTCCTCCTCCGGAACGAAGCCCGGCACCCAGGCCTCCATTTCATCGCGCATCCGGACCCGCGCGTTGAGCTGGCACAGCACCCCGATCGTGGAGAGCGTCACCCGGTGGATCAGCAGGTAGGACGGTGGCAGGTTGAGCCGCTTGCCCAACTGGTACGCGGGAGAACGAGGATCCCCCACTCGGGTCGCCTGTCCCCGCATCCAGTCACGGGAGAAGACGAACTCCTCCACCTGTGCCGGCTCGATGATGGGCACGAGGTACTCCAGCACCCCCTCCGGGTCCAGTTCGACCGTCGGCCTGACGAAGCCCTCCTCGCACAGCAGCTCGTACACGGACTCCGCGTCGCCGTCGAGGGCCATTCGCAGCGCCGTGCCGATCGTCGGAGGCAATCCGCCCGGCAGCCGGTCGACCGTGCCGAAGTCCATCACGCCCAGCCGCCACCGCTCCGGCGGGCCGTCGGGGTCACCATCGGTCAGCAGCCGGAAGTTCCCCGGGTGCGGATCGGCGTGCAGCAGGCCCGTGCGGGCCGTGCCGGAGAAGAGGAAACGCGCCAGCAACTGTCCGGCCCGATCGCGCTCCTCGTCCGTGCCGTCCTTGATCACCTCCGCGAGCGGCACTCCCTCCAGCCACTCGGTGATCAGCACCTGGTCGCACTGGTACACCACGTCCGGCACCCGTACGTCCGGGTCGTCGGCGAACTCCGCGGCGTACGTCCGCTGGGCGTCCGCCTCCAGTTCGTAGTCGAGTTCC carries:
- the nudC gene encoding NAD(+) diphosphatase; amino-acid sequence: MITWPDHTTDHRPIALTATGGIDRAAHHRLDEAWLGAAWSHPTTRCFVVSGGQVLIEDTEDGRTELVTMPSFDAPLTEAHRYFLGVDEDGVRYFALQKDSLPGRMDGAARPAGLREAGALLSERDAQLMVHAVALENWQRMHRFCSRCGERTAIVAAGHVRRCPACGAEHYPRTDPAVIMLVTDPEGRALLGRQVHWPKGRFSTLAGFVEPGESLEQAVVREAGEEAGVAIDRVEYVASQPWPFPSSLMLGFVAHATSAEIRVDGEEIEEARWFSREELRDAFASGEVLPPAGISIAARLIELWYGEPLPLP
- a CDS encoding WhiB family transcriptional regulator, coding for MHIQTHAPSVQPDPIRPSDSTEDSLTALTTLTELDDAIERLGVAVPCRSYDPEVFFAESPADVEYAKSLCRTCPLREACLAGAKDRREPWGVWGGELFVQGVVVPRKRPRGRPRKNPVTA
- a CDS encoding ATP-dependent DNA helicase UvrD2 encodes the protein MTAATPPSPFPNVPESPDAVLEGLDPEQREVATALHGPVCVLAGAGTGKTRAITHRIAYGVRAGILPPASVLAVTFTNRAAGEMRGRLRQLGAGGVQARTFHSAALRQLQYFWPKAVGGELPRLLERKVQLVAEAAARCRIRLDRNELRDVTGEIEWAKVTQTVPEDYPAVVAKSSREAPRDPAEISRIYGLYEQLKRERSTIDFEDVLLLTVGILQERPDVADTVRRQYQHFVVDEYQDVSPLQQRLLELWLGDRDSICVVGDASQTIYSFTGATPDHLLNFRLRHPDATVVKLVRDYRSTPQVVHLANGLLAQAKGRTAEHRLELVSQRDPGPEPVYTEYADEPAEAEGVARRIRELLDAGVSASEIAVLYRVNAQSEVYEQALADAGVPYQLRGAERFFERPEVREAGLALRGAARAGGNDTLLADAVDLPSQVRAVLGGTGWTPQPPAGSGAVRDRWESLAALVRLAEDFGRARPRAELADFVAELDERANAQHAPTVEGVTLASLHAAKGLEWDAVFLVGLADGTLPITYARTDEQIEEERRLLYVGVTRARRHLSLSWALSRSPGGRGGRRPSRFLAGLRPGSSTERERAGGAGGVERGTGRSRRRRGPVRCRVCGRTLTDAGEIKLMRCEGCPSDLDEQLYERLREWRSVQARRLGQPAYCVFTDKTLMAIAEALPGDEAELSRIPGVGRRKLDRFGADVLALCAGEEIGEEVGEGSDEGNAGGSGADTDGAPGRVGNSAGGSAPE
- a CDS encoding ABC1 kinase family protein, producing MSDLPRKAVTRTAKLAALPLGVAGRATWGLGKRIGGYSAELVGQEMQQRTAEQLFKVLGELKGGAMKFGQVLSVFESALPEEVAGPYRAALTRLQDAAPPMPVASVHAALAERMGEDWRELFEEFDDKPSAAASIGQVHRGVWHDGRPVAVKVQYPGAGEALLSDLNQLGRFVRLLGPLVPGMDFKPLVSELRDRISEELDYELEADAQRTYAAEFADDPDVRVPDVVYQCDQVLITEWLEGVPLAEVIKDGTDEERDRAGQLLARFLFSGTARTGLLHADPHPGNFRLLTDGDPDGPPERWRLGVMDFGTVDRLPGGLPPTIGTALRMALDGDAESVYELLCEEGFVRPTVELDPEGVLEYLVPIIEPAQVEEFVFSRDWMRGQATRVGDPRSPAYQLGKRLNLPPSYLLIHRVTLSTIGVLCQLNARVRMRDEMEAWVPGFVPEEEAGADADFDGGAEPAETSA
- a CDS encoding UvrD-helicase domain-containing protein; translated protein: MPAQLTDPDDLRRLLGIPFTAEQLECITAPPAPQVIVAGAGSGKTTVMAARVVWLVGTGQVAPERVLGLTFTNKAAGELADRVRKALHRAGVSEPDPVDPDHAPGEPRISTYHAFAGQLLTEHGLRLGIEPSARLLADATRYQLAASVLRTASGPFTALTKSVGELVRDLLALDGELSEHLVEPERLRRYDTDLLDLLESGEVKLTNAALRRVPETARGRLELLGLVEEYRRRKRERELIDFGDQMALSATLARDVPEVGRILREEYAVVLLDEYQDTSVAQRVLLAGLFGSGTGHAVTAVGDPCQAIYGWRGASVANLDDFPEHFPHADGTPARRHALSENRRSGGRLLELANGLAAPLRARHAGVEALRPAPGAERDGLVRCALLRTHAEEIAWLADSVAHLVRTGTPPGEIAVLCRTAADFAEIQGALVARDVPVEVVGLSGLLHLPEIADLVAMCEVLQDPTANASLVRLLTGPRWRIGPRDLALLGRRARLLVPGGPCTPDGSVDVEARLAAAVEGTDPAEVVSLADALDTFLEPGGHEDSLPFSAEARVRFARLAAEIRELRRSLADPLMDVLHRVLSVTGLEIELSASPHALAARRRETLGTFLDVAAGFASLDGQSTLMAFLGFLRTAVEYEKGLDGSLPGGENTVKVLTAHKSKGLEWDVVAVPGLVRKNFPSEQARESWLAQPRVLPPDLRGDAATLPRLEGWTAKDRKNYDEAVKEHQHTEELRLGYVTFTRPRSLLLGSGHWWGPSQKTPRGPSAFLTALREHCEADPRHGEVEHWAEEPAEGEENPALEEAAEERAWPLPLDEEALTRRRRAAARVVAHLDGRTLPRPRTEPVDGAGDDGPEAAEAAEAAELTPQEARLVASWDRDLGTLAAELRRARSGVREVPLPASLSATQLVRLATDPDGFARDLARPMPRPPRSAAARRGTRFHAWVESRFEELELPLLYPEELPGGEDGEDGEDGEENAPRGAAGAARPSAAEIDDEKDLAELKEAFARTPYAHRTPHRVEEPFQLTLAGRVVRGRIDAVYRDEDGGGFEIVDWKTGRSQRADPLQLAVYRLAWAERHGLPLSAVRAAFLHVRSGELVRPARLPGRAELERLLSHGPGEGEAPGEPDGAGIPEARRGTAADSGTGGASG
- a CDS encoding mycoredoxin, which encodes MAGTVTMYSTTWCGYCRRLKGQMDREGIAYTEVNIEHDPEAAAFVEKVNNGNQLVPTVLFPDGSALPNPSIAQVREKVGA